AATCGCATCACAGGCCGGAGAAAACTGATGGACATCATCTGCTACCGCAATACCTACTTCACTTTTTCGGAGCGCACCAGCATCATTAAGTCCATCCCCCACCATGGCTACTATGTTTCCAGCAGCTTGTTCCCTTCGTACAAAGTCCAGCTTTTCGACGGGTTTCAACTTAAAATGTAATTCATCAAAATTATCTGTAAGGACTTCTCCATCCGTAGGTCGGTCACCAGATAACAATTGCAATTTGAAACCGCTGCGTAATTTCTCAAGGACCTTTCCCAATCCCTTTCGATAGTTGTGATCGATGCGAAAATAGCCTCTAACTACCCCCTGGACACTAACATAAACCCTTGCCTGTCGGGATTCCTGGGCCTCATCCACACCCAAAAAAGACGCAGAACCGATTCGGAGCGATTTATCGAAAACCTCCCCCTTCAACCCTTTGCCAACGATCTCTTCAAAATCAGATACTGGGTGTTCGGAGGCACCCTTAAGGCTATCATGAATCATTCGACTCAGCGGATGAGCAGATTGTCGGATAAGCGCATCGACCAGTTCTAATTCAAAAGCTGAGAGATCACCTATAAACGCAACTTGCTTGGCCGTTTGATAGGTCAGGGTTCCGGTTTTATCAAAAATCAGTGTGGTGATTTGGCTCAATTTTTCTACGACATTGGCATTCTTCAGATAGATCCCGTGATGTCCGAGCACACGCAAGGCATGACCGTAAGCAAAAGGTAAAGCCAACGCTAAGGCACAGGGGCAAGCGACGATCAGTACCGAAGCGACCACTTTCCACACAAGGGCAGGCGCCACAAAATACCAGTAGGCCGCCGAAGCACTGGCCAGTACAAGTACAACAAACGTGAAATACCTCGAAATGCGATCGGTCAGGTTCTGAAAGGTAGATTCTTCTTCCTGTAGATCCTCATGGTTCCATAGGCTAGTCAGGTAGCTCATATCTACAGGCTTCTCCACCTTCAGCTCCATGCGACTTCCTAAATTTCGGCCGCCAGCATACAGTAATTCGCCTTTGCGAACCTGAACTGGTTCTGACTCACCTGATACAAAACTGTAATCAAGACTTGCCACCTCTGACTCCAGATAAGCATCACAAGGCACAAGTTCCTGATGATGTAACGTCACCAAATCACCCCGATGCAGGTCTTTCACATGCGTAGGCACTTCTTTTCCCTCCATGAGCTTACTCACCGCTATGGGAAAGTACGATTTAAAATCCCGATCAAAAGACAGGGCCTCATAAGTCTTGTGTTGATACCATTTTCCAATCAGTAATAGGAACACCAATCCGGTCAGCGAATCGGAGTAGCCCGCTCCGACTCCAGCGCCTACTTCATACAATGTCCTCGCGAATAAAGTCAGTACGCCCAGTACAATAGGCACGTCAATAGTGAAGAGACCTTTCGACAGGCCACCCCATGCACTTTTAAAATACTCTTGTGCCGAATAAAAAAGAACGGGCAAGGTAAGGACCAGATTTAGAAGACGGAATAACCACTGGAATTGTTGATCCAACAGAAAATTGGTGTCCAGGTATTCGGGCAAACTGAGCAACATCGTATTGCCAAAACAGAATCCAGCCACAGCAATCTTCTTCCCGATG
This DNA window, taken from Cytophagales bacterium, encodes the following:
- a CDS encoding HAD-IC family P-type ATPase; protein product: MTGVAPSPKTQTDHCHLCQQPIEDEAVLDTQGNEFCCSGCQTVYAILENDPELQFKEIGTANRFQYLDLPEITEQLLVFQSEQFGRVRFHLPNIHCSSCVYLLEQLPQFYPDIVQSRINFPKKEADILFKKQLPLSQLVQLLCVMGYEPSINLGIDNKKKKKQNNIGKKIAVAGFCFGNTMLLSLPEYLDTNFLLDQQFQWLFRLLNLVLTLPVLFYSAQEYFKSAWGGLSKGLFTIDVPIVLGVLTLFARTLYEVGAGVGAGYSDSLTGLVFLLLIGKWYQHKTYEALSFDRDFKSYFPIAVSKLMEGKEVPTHVKDLHRGDLVTLHHQELVPCDAYLESEVASLDYSFVSGESEPVQVRKGELLYAGGRNLGSRMELKVEKPVDMSYLTSLWNHEDLQEEESTFQNLTDRISRYFTFVVLVLASASAAYWYFVAPALVWKVVASVLIVACPCALALALPFAYGHALRVLGHHGIYLKNANVVEKLSQITTLIFDKTGTLTYQTAKQVAFIGDLSAFELELVDALIRQSAHPLSRMIHDSLKGASEHPVSDFEEIVGKGLKGEVFDKSLRIGSASFLGVDEAQESRQARVYVSVQGVVRGYFRIDHNYRKGLGKVLEKLRSGFKLQLLSGDRPTDGEVLTDNFDELHFKLKPVEKLDFVRREQAAGNIVAMVGDGLNDAGALRKSEVGIAVADDVHQFSPACDAILDSDQFTKLPRFFQFAGRMQNVLKTAFVFSFLYNIVGLSFAISGHLSPLVSAILMPVSSVSVVGLVVLMVNHAERQMLKTQG